GGGTAAGCGCCTGGTCTGGTACTGGTACCAGGCTGGATCGCGGAGCCTGGTGTCGCCCGCCAAGGCCAAGCTCTGGCAAGGCTGGCAGGCGATGTGGGGGGACAGCGGGACCGGCCTGGTGGCTTTGTCCATGGTCTGCGCCAGCGACTGTACGGCAGAAAGACAAACGCTGACGGACAGTGCCGGCGGCATTTACCAGGAAATCAAAACGAGCTTACACGCCGTGATCCGCGCGGAATCAAAAACGGGAACAGAGACATGAATATGACAACAGCGCCGGGAAAAACCGGCCCCACAAGTACTGGTCCCGCAAAAAGGGGCTCGCTCGTCTTGCTGGCGTTGCTCTTGTCCGTCGGTGCATGCGATCGCGACCCGGCGAGCCGCCTTGAACTCGCGCAACAGAAAGTCGCCGATAACGACTATGTCACCGCGATCATCGAATTGAAAAATCTCCTGCAATCGTCGCCGGACAACATCGCAGCGCGGTTGTTGCTGGCGAGAGTATCGCTGGCCCTGGGCGATCCGCTGGCGGCCGAAAAGGAATTGAATGTCGCGCTCGATCTGGGCACGGAAGCCAGTGCGCAGACTGCCC
Above is a window of Pseudomonadota bacterium DNA encoding:
- a CDS encoding tetratricopeptide repeat protein yields the protein MNMTTAPGKTGPTSTGPAKRGSLVLLALLLSVGACDRDPASRLELAQQKVADNDYVTAIIELKNLLQSSPDNIAARLLLARVSLALGDPLAAEKELNVALDLGTEASAQTALHYEIQLTLGGHAGILEALDLDGGTDGLSATQAMEIRGLALLGLGSSIEAETFFRQALAI